CGGTGCGATCTCGGATCCAACAACTACGTCTAATGGGCTTCAGCCCAAGCCTGGAGCGACATTAAACTCGCACTAGGCTCCGGAAAACATGGGCCCAATAATCTCACGGCCCATTTGTTCCAGTCAGCGATATAGACTGCAGGTCGGTCCCAACCTCCCCCCATAGTCGGAGACCGGAAGGGAATCAAAACCGTACCGGCGGCTACCGCCCGAGGTCGGGGAGTCGGCGGCGGAGGCAGGCAGCCAGCCAGCCCGTGCCTTGGTGGAAGCAGAAATGGCGATGCGCAGGAGGCTGCCGCAGTTCCAGGCCATCCTCGCGCAGCAAGCCGTCCGCAGCGCCATCCCCAAACCCAGACCCCTAGCCAACCCCCACAGCCGCCTCCTCCACTGCGCCTCCCCGCCAGTAGCCGCCTCCCGCTGCCCGCTGTCACACTCCCTCTGGCGCAGCCCAGGCAGCGCCGGAACGCTCCTGCCGGTGAGCGCGGCGGCCGTTGCGTCGGCCGCCCGGGCCGCCGCCAAGCGGTGGCTGACCGCGCGCGCCGCCGGGTCGCTTGAGCTCTTCTCGCTGCAGCGGAGGCGGTCCCCGGGCTTGCTCTCTTCGTCCTCCACATTCCTCCGCCGCGTACCCTGGTGAGGTTTTGGCTGGTGGTACGACTTTATTACACGGGGAAGTTTTGGGTTGTTTGGTCATTTTGATTTTCGTGTCTCCTGAAGGGGGCGCTGGCTACCATCAGCGGACGGGATGGTGTTGATGCTTATGGGCGCGAATGTGGCCGTCTTCATGCTCTGGCAAATGGCCAGTCCGGATTTCATGAGGGATCATTTCTCGGTTAGTGATCAATCAAAAGGACCTTACTTTGATTTCACAAGTGGTTGTTGAAGTGTAATTTGATGAATGTTGCGATGAGCAGATTTCGCTGGACAATCTCAAGAGCGGGCGGTTGCACACATTGCTCACTAATGCCTTCAGCCACTATGACTCAGGTCACCTCTTCGGCAATATGATGAGTCTCTACTTCTTCGGTTCAAATGTAAGAAGTTCACTCTTTGTCCATTGTTGCATTGCGGAAACATGCTTTGTATGTGATATGAGTACAGTGCACATACATACATACCTAGTTTCCCCTGAGTGCACCACCTTGTGGTAAAACATCAAACATGCTCACCTACACTTCCTGAAAATCCAATGTAAAAGGTGTGTAACATACTATTTACTTCCCCAACCATGTGACATTAGCTTATCTATGTTCTTTTCACACCAACATCATCTTGTTGAAGTTAAAACTGAGACATGACCAAGGAATAGTCGCAATAATGTATGGTTAATAAAATGCTTTTGTGCACTGGACCCTTCTGTTGGATTAGAATACTAGTCGCCAACCCACGTGCCCGCAGGGGCTAGCGACTTTGAAACGAATTCACAAAGAAGTTTTGGATTAACTTTACTATGGAGGAAGCTTGTAGGAAGTAGAAACATAAAAGTAGATAACTTACAAGCATTATAAAAATATGTTATTAAAAAATTCTGCATTATTAGTTTGTTAATAACCATATGGTAAAATAATTATATTTATGTGTTCAATTTCTGATTAGCTTTGAGCATGTGTCCTTTATTTCCAATCTACCTGTGTCATTTTCCAGTTGTATACTTGTGTTGCGGTTATAAGCAATTGTTTCACCAAAATTGTGGTGCCTGATCAATGTATCTTATTGAGACTCATGCTTTCGAAATTAATATATtactagcaaaagagcccgtgcgttgcaacgggagaaaatgATACCACATGCCCGCAAGGCCGTAACCGAATAAGCATGAGTCAAGACCCCAATAGGTCCATGTTCTTTATTTCAACATGACATCCCATCTGTGTTGCTGTTTGTCCGTCGTCCCATTCTCGCATACGATGATCATAGTGCTTACAGAACCACAACGCGTTTGAATGTGGTAATCCTAAGCCGTCTCTCTCTTGGCATAAGATTAGTTTTTTTCTCCCTTGCTAGGTTTCTTTCGTCTCCAATTTTGTTTGTCTAATGTCTAGGTGTTCACTTGCAATCCAGATTGGTGCTGGTACGAAAGAAAGACGGATCGTGCGCTATTGATTAAAGTTGCACTCTAAATAGCATTTTAAAAAAGGTTAAGaggtaaaataacatcatattcggattctacacatttttctaatcaaatttcatacataacatgttaaaattggaattatggtttaaaagatatggatattttaaaaaaaattgttctAGGTGGACTGCAGGTTAATTACCATAAAAGACATGGTGGTTTTGTAAAAAAAGCAAAAATGATTCGTTTTGTCACTTAAAAGTAAAATGTGGCTTAATTACCTGAAAGTGTAGTTTTTTTTGGCAAAATCAGAAAAACGATTCGTTTTGCCACTTAAAATAGGACTGCGGGTTGATTCTTCGAAACATAagggggttttctgtaaaaatGCATGATGGATGGCCAGAAACACTAGTCCCGTTATTAGTAGGTATATATATAGATTAGTGCCCCAATTGCAGTTGCTTATTTGGACATGTATGTGGTCTGTCTGCCATAAGATTTCACGGATCAACTTAACTGAAATGTATACATAAACCAATGTTGGTTCAAGTGACATGGGAGAAGGACATAAGAATCTGTGCAACCACTTTGGAAATAAACTTTTAGAATGCATTTGTAAATTTGCATTGgttattgtttgttattatattGTACATAACTATTTCTACAGGTGTGGCTTAATTAGACATATGTATTATATTTCAGGGATAGATCTAATCagaagatactccctccgtcccataatgtaagacgctttttgacactagtgtagtgtcaaaaaacgtcttacattatgggatggagggagtacataactaTTTCTACAGGTGTGGCTTAATTAGACATATGTATTATATTTCAGGGATAGATCTAATTAGAAGACATGCACATGTCTTCCATCTATAAAAGATGAGGGCATTTCAGTTTTTATTATTATTGGTGGCAGGTGACACAAATCAAATTGGAATACACACACAATGTTCTATCAGTAACACAAACCAGGCCATATATAATACAAATGGAGGGCTTGCTGTTTTCTCCTTTTTGAAAGAATGCAGGATCTTGTATATGAGACCTCTAAGTCCTACATAATCTATGTACTCTTTTTGTCCATCACAGATAGGTATCTCGAATATTGTAAGTGAAAGTATTTTTATAATCTTTTGGTATGAATTTATGAATCTGAATAGCTAACTTAGTAACTTCAGTTCAAATTATATCAGTTTAAAGTTTCCAAAAATTGATGTTACCTTTTCTTCTAAGCAAGTGTATTCCACAAGATGTTTTCTTTCGCTTATAATTTGTATAATTGTATGTATGCTTCAACTATAATACTCCTATATATTCTATAACACAAAAATATTCTTAGGAGTGAAAGCGTGTTGTATCCTTGCATGAGGTCACAAATTTCCTTGGACGCTAGGCTTGTTGGCATTATGACGCAAGTAAAATTTCATGATGACTTGAACAAAACGGTTGAACTCTGGACACTTTGGCTTCTGCTATGCCCAGACTATGAAAAGTTTCTTTGTTCGGCACTGATTTCAAGAATATTCTTGTGTTTGTGTGTATGCCTCTGAGGTCATCGTCGGACTCTGTATCTCTAGGAAAATCCAGTAAATGCAATGCACAATCATTTGTCCACTCTTATATGGTGGTTTGTGGTTAAGTCTATGGTAATATAGAATACAATTCCAATGCAAAAATAGAAGTGATAGTTCAAGCCAGCATAATTAAAGAGTTTGAGTTGATGGCCGCTTTCTGCCCGATTATTAAATAGATGACTTCTATTCAATTAGGAATAGCAAAACTCTGAGATATTTTCCATTCAATTCATTCAATTTTATCTCATCCTTATTCTAGCATAGTCATAAGCCAATGCAGTCCATATCACATATACGCATAAAAGCTTCAATTCAGCATTCAATTCGGGATATAGATTCATGGAGAGTTTAGAGCAATGAGTCAATCAAGTACTCAGAAGTCTGTAATTAATGTGTATGCACCTGCATGCTAGAAGGGACTGGGTGTCCAAAAAGGTTTGGTGAGAGAAGTGCTCGACTAGTGGCTCGGGTCGAAAACATGGGCACCTCAAAGCTCCCCTTCCTGTCATCATTCTGAGCCATTCGAGATTTCTCGGATCTGACACCTTTATCGAAGTCCTTCTTGGGCCCCTTAGAGGTCTCTCCTCTTGAGTTCTTTTCAACTAAGTGTGAATGGTTACATGCcaatttggggggggggggggggggggcttacGTTGGCAAAAGGTTTAGTCCGCTAATCCATGGTGGACTTGGGAAAAAGGGGGTGGTGCATGGTCCATGCTGTACTAGCCCACACAACCCTCCAGCTAATGGGCTGCTTTTTCTTGGGTCTTCATCCTCTTTTTAGCTCATCTTCCTTTGACCTGTTGTCGACGACTAGTTGCTTTGACTTTGACAATTTGCTACGTAGATGCCATGTTTGACTAGGCTGGTATAACGGGTAGGATTAAGCTATTCCGACAACAATTCCCTTCTCCAATACCAGGGAATACTTATCCCGTGTTTTTGTAGTGACCATTTATTTCCTTTCATTTTGAAATTATTACCAAACAATCACTCCCTGATTTGCTTTCATTTTCTGTTTGCATCAGATTTCGAGCGCGTTTGGCCCTGCTTTTCTGTTGAAGCTGTACATAGCAGGAGCACTTGTTGGATCCACATTCTTCTTGGTAGATAAGGCTTTTATAGCTCCAAGGAGACAGGTAACGTACTGTGGGAATGATTACGTAGGATTGACCCTTGAAGAACCCTGCATCGAATTGAAATTATTGATTAAAGTTTCCT
The Aegilops tauschii subsp. strangulata cultivar AL8/78 chromosome 3, Aet v6.0, whole genome shotgun sequence genome window above contains:
- the LOC109740731 gene encoding RHOMBOID-like protein 12, mitochondrial — translated: MAMRRRLPQFQAILAQQAVRSAIPKPRPLANPHSRLLHCASPPVAASRCPLSHSLWRSPGSAGTLLPVSAAAVASAARAAAKRWLTARAAGSLELFSLQRRRSPGLLSSSSTFLRRVPWGRWLPSADGMVLMLMGANVAVFMLWQMASPDFMRDHFSISLDNLKSGRLHTLLTNAFSHYDSGHLFGNMMSLYFFGSNISSAFGPAFLLKLYIAGALVGSTFFLVDKAFIAPRRQIYAGWDVLRSNALGASAAVNAIVLLHIFLKPKGLIYLYMVIPVPAALVGVAWIGLDLWRVNKGQGQTSGASHLGGTLVAALVWARIRKGWI